In Gossypium arboreum isolate Shixiya-1 chromosome 5, ASM2569848v2, whole genome shotgun sequence, a single genomic region encodes these proteins:
- the LOC108471488 gene encoding serine/threonine-protein phosphatase 7 long form homolog: protein MAGFGDVALIRRFDLRANLISALVERWCTETHTFIMLCGECTITLEDVTMQLGLRVDGAVVTGRSNVLEPSVLCHRLLGRSPNNGERNVTCLTLAWLRANFKELSSTATEYKLIYSWGSAVLAALYYELCRVTKHGASNMVGCLVLLQSWALYRMPFLAAFLWMPYSALNIATIIPQWVHAEAHMWCINTPALNFSTVEWYNGDRVKRQFGCRQFMPVEPKQFNEVHGKTMREKHTTDWSVEH, encoded by the exons ATGGCGGGATTTGGGGACGTTGCATTGATCCGAAGGTTTGACCTAAGGGCGAACTTAATATCCGCCTTGGTTGAGCGGTGGTGTACGGAGACCCACACCTTCATTATGTTGTGCGGGGAGTGCACTATCACATTAGAAGACGTCACTATGCAACTTGGGTTACGAGTTGACGGTGCTGTGGTCACGGGTCGAAGCAATGTGTTGGAACCTTCAGTACTATGTCACAGATTGCTTGGACGGTCCCCTAATAATGGGGAAAGGAATGTCACATGCTTGACATTGGCATGGTTGAGAGCTAATTTTAAGGAGTTATCAAGCACTGCCACTGAGTACAAGCTGAT TTACAGTTGGGGATCGGCAGTGTTGGCCGCATTGTACTATGAGCTTTGCCGAGTAACAAAACATGGTGCTAGTAACATGGTCGGTTGTTTGGTTCTGCTACAATCTTGGGCTTTATACAGGATGCCGTTTCTAGCGGCT TTCTTGTGGATGCCGTATTCTGCACTGAACATTGCAACCATTATTCCTCAGTGGGTTCATGCTGAAGCCCATATGTGGTGCATTAACACACCGGCGCTTAACTTTTCAACCGTTGAGTGGTACAATGGTGATCGAGTTAAGCGACAATTTGGGTGTAGACAATTTATGCCGGTCGAGCCAAAACAATTTAATGAAGTCCATGGTAAGACCATGAGGGAGAAACATACAACAGATTGGAGCGTGGAACATTAA